A genomic region of Dactylococcopsis salina PCC 8305 contains the following coding sequences:
- a CDS encoding type II toxin-antitoxin system VapC family toxin encodes MTYLLDTNVCVKLLNGSSERVIRRLAQINPKQIYVCTVVEFELYYGAYRSRKTEENLNKLKRFF; translated from the coding sequence ATGACTTATCTTTTAGATACTAATGTTTGTGTTAAGTTACTAAATGGCAGTAGTGAGAGAGTTATTAGACGACTTGCTCAAATTAATCCTAAGCAAATTTACGTTTGTACTGTTGTTGAATTTGAACTATATTATGGTGCATATCGGAGTCGCAAAACTGAGGAAAATCTTAATAAATTAAAGCGTTTTTTTTAA
- a CDS encoding HigA family addiction module antitoxin codes for MNLEINQIASSLKVPTQQIHDIINGKKAITADLALRLAYFFKMSPHFWLGLQMDYDLDTVKDQVGKKLKEEITVFEN; via the coding sequence ATGAATCTTGAGATCAATCAAATTGCTTCGTCTTTAAAAGTACCAACCCAACAGATCCATGACATTATTAATGGCAAAAAAGCAATCACCGCAGATTTGGCTCTACGTTTAGCTTATTTCTTCAAGATGTCGCCACATTTTTGGCTAGGATTGCAGATGGATTATGATTTAGATACTGTCAAAGATCAGGTAGGAAAAAAGTTGAAAGAAGAAATTACAGTTTTTGAAAATTAA
- a CDS encoding AccI family restriction endonuclease, giving the protein MYKEEIQNLIDKLPVEVNTEIQLNNRPPTMANSEFLTNKEQGDWAEKIVLHAINENLKEYIAVEYGRSDSIAAGDDGFAEFYLEYQEELNRIGKKPDLLIFKKSDFPREKIDLNDESIIQKAVAALEIRSSSFLVEQYNKFMGKRQEEAIAECLRLKTIIMEEPYYSLLERKNKTIFQMLKNSTVDTFRDIDFRLPSWSVTEQLRELKELLKELKSNIKILHKRDYLSITPKVEDIALVNRWIQTYNVKHYYLQVFFDKAYLISFKNILELISNDEEEETNFSIERDVKNQQKTTIKVNVKVGKEILGKIDMPNHTSAMKELTRGRLLFYVTFNGGKGYLDQEIFMKDLIHG; this is encoded by the coding sequence TAATAATCGTCCACCAACAATGGCTAACTCAGAATTCTTGACCAATAAAGAGCAAGGAGACTGGGCTGAAAAAATTGTACTTCACGCAATCAATGAAAATTTAAAAGAATATATTGCTGTTGAATACGGACGTTCTGATTCTATTGCTGCGGGAGATGATGGGTTTGCAGAGTTTTATCTAGAGTACCAAGAAGAGTTAAATCGAATTGGGAAGAAACCTGATCTATTAATTTTTAAGAAATCAGACTTTCCTCGTGAGAAAATTGATCTCAATGATGAGAGCATTATTCAGAAAGCAGTTGCTGCGCTAGAAATTAGATCAAGCTCATTTCTAGTAGAACAATACAATAAGTTTATGGGAAAAAGGCAAGAAGAAGCAATTGCTGAATGTCTCCGTCTCAAAACTATAATCATGGAAGAACCCTATTACTCACTTCTTGAAAGAAAAAATAAAACTATCTTTCAAATGCTCAAAAATTCAACAGTAGATACATTTAGGGACATAGACTTTAGGCTTCCTTCTTGGTCTGTAACCGAACAATTAAGAGAACTCAAAGAACTCCTTAAAGAACTAAAATCTAACATCAAGATACTTCACAAAAGGGATTACTTAAGCATTACCCCTAAAGTTGAAGATATAGCATTAGTCAACAGATGGATACAGACCTATAATGTAAAACACTACTACTTGCAAGTATTCTTTGATAAAGCATATTTAATTTCCTTCAAAAATATTTTAGAATTAATTAGTAATGATGAAGAAGAAGAGACTAACTTTTCAATTGAAAGAGATGTGAAAAACCAACAAAAAACTACAATTAAGGTGAATGTCAAAGTAGGGAAAGAAATTTTAGGTAAAATTGATATGCCTAATCATACCTCTGCCATGAAAGAACTGACACGGGGAAGGCTGCTATTTTATGTTACCTTTAATGGCGGAAAAGGCTACTTAGATCAAGAGATATTTATGAAGGATTTAATTCATGGATGA
- a CDS encoding DNA methyltransferase has product MLDPFAGSGSTGIAAVGLGRIFLGFEIRRDYCDIAVKRFEDFLQERENFFEF; this is encoded by the coding sequence GTGTTAGACCCATTTGCGGGATCGGGTTCAACTGGTATCGCAGCAGTGGGATTAGGAAGGATTTTCTTAGGGTTTGAGATCAGACGTGATTATTGTGATATAGCTGTAAAAAGATTTGAGGATTTTCTCCAAGAAAGAGAAAACTTTTTCGAGTTTTAA
- a CDS encoding HsdM family class I SAM-dependent methyltransferase — protein sequence MDELAYTKNTPLSYRKKFGQFFTPRKIADLMLNWVIQDHPQSILDPAFGLGIFYDSLNSLPSKNEIHYFGYEIDPKIIHSLSIKKTNNLTIYLEDYLEAKQNKYDAIICNPPYLKFQNFVNRHQVVPELEKTFNLKFNGYSNIASVFLLKSLQEINPEGRMAYLMPFEFFNTGYGKIVKEELLKTGFLKQIVIFENEKDIFAEVTTTICLILCKNDRQKAPIKVGKINELSQINKLEDFNSYFQYKISPDELPYEKKWSYLISSRYQELIIPKGLAKISDYGKFVRGIATGANEFFALNQKQVNDLEINSNNLLKCLTKSSQVRQFVFCEKDYKNLLELGYPVMCLNVQEPDNQNIKKYLEYGVSQGFNSRYLTKQRKPWYKLEHRLPAPILAGVFNRGRLKVIRNFTNAINFTCFHGFYPNLFGDRYLNRLFVYLISDLGQKILMTNKRQYGNNLDKFEPRDLNEGNCPTIAQFEQVLESDAIEIIEIAKTNEKEAIKQADAMVKVILNY from the coding sequence ATGGATGAGTTAGCTTACACTAAAAACACTCCCCTTAGTTATCGTAAAAAATTCGGTCAGTTTTTCACCCCCAGAAAAATTGCTGATTTAATGCTGAATTGGGTTATTCAAGATCATCCCCAGTCAATTCTTGATCCTGCTTTTGGTTTAGGGATTTTTTATGATTCATTAAACTCTCTTCCAAGTAAAAATGAAATACATTATTTTGGCTACGAAATTGATCCCAAGATTATTCATAGTTTATCCATCAAGAAAACAAATAACCTAACCATCTATCTAGAAGATTATTTAGAAGCAAAACAAAATAAATATGATGCTATTATTTGTAACCCTCCCTATCTAAAATTTCAGAATTTTGTCAATCGTCATCAGGTTGTTCCTGAACTAGAGAAAACGTTTAATCTTAAATTCAATGGTTACTCAAACATTGCATCAGTTTTCTTATTAAAATCATTGCAAGAAATTAACCCTGAAGGAAGAATGGCATACTTGATGCCTTTTGAATTTTTTAATACTGGCTATGGCAAAATTGTAAAAGAAGAACTGCTAAAAACGGGCTTTCTCAAACAAATTGTTATTTTTGAAAATGAAAAAGATATTTTTGCCGAGGTGACGACAACAATCTGTCTAATTTTATGTAAAAATGATCGTCAAAAAGCACCAATTAAAGTGGGGAAAATAAATGAACTAAGCCAAATTAATAAACTTGAAGACTTCAACAGCTATTTTCAGTATAAAATTTCTCCTGATGAACTTCCTTATGAGAAAAAATGGTCTTATCTTATCTCATCGCGATACCAAGAATTGATCATTCCCAAAGGACTCGCTAAAATTAGTGATTATGGAAAATTTGTCAGAGGAATAGCCACAGGAGCAAATGAGTTTTTCGCCTTAAACCAAAAGCAAGTCAATGATCTAGAAATTAATTCTAATAATCTGCTCAAGTGTTTAACGAAAAGTTCGCAAGTTAGACAATTCGTTTTTTGCGAAAAGGATTATAAAAATCTTTTAGAACTTGGTTATCCTGTGATGTGTCTCAATGTTCAAGAACCCGATAATCAAAACATCAAAAAATACTTAGAATATGGTGTCAGTCAAGGATTTAATAGCAGATATTTAACCAAACAAAGAAAACCTTGGTATAAGTTAGAGCATCGCTTACCAGCACCGATTCTGGCTGGTGTTTTTAATCGAGGAAGATTGAAAGTTATTAGAAATTTTACTAATGCGATTAACTTTACCTGTTTTCATGGTTTCTACCCTAATTTATTCGGTGATCGATATCTAAACCGTTTATTTGTTTATTTAATTAGCGATTTAGGACAGAAAATATTAATGACAAATAAGCGACAATATGGCAATAATTTAGATAAATTTGAGCCGAGAGACCTTAATGAAGGGAATTGTCCCACGATCGCGCAGTTTGAGCAAGTATTAGAATCAGACGCGATCGAGATTATTGAAATAGCAAAAACTAACGAAAAAGAAGCAATCAAACAAGCTGATGCAATGGTCAAAGTGATACTAAACTATTAG
- the ltrA gene encoding group II intron reverse transcriptase/maturase, which produces MSSPSLINGVDGQLTDWSQINWRKARKIVKNLRGRIFRARSLGKWKQLRRLQKLLLRSRANLLLSVRQITQVNLGKRTAGVDKEVINTPDERVKLVNSWEMPKANPTRRVYLPKPNGKKRPLGIPTVRDRVAQAIIKNILEPEWEAVFEPNSYGFRCGRSCHDAIGQCFNKLSSCKAGGHLWVLDADIKGFFDNIAHESILKAIESVPYGDLIEGWLKAGYLDKGVLNPSDMGTPQGGVISPLLANIGLHGLEDFIKSVNSKLGVIRYADDFVVTSKDKESLEHILNQIKQWMFERGLEISAEKTRIVSMEEGFDFLGFNLRHYGGKLLIKPQKKKVLAFCKKIGETLSKMKACTQEEVIKVLNPLLRGFANYYRGVVSKETFSYIENRVWHYLWKWCCRRHSNKSKNWVANKYFGSYKGNRWTFMCKGTGRGGKDKLFVLYEISSTPIVRHIKVKGKSSPDDPSLRDYWQKRNLKIGKQRWAKGSKYEQVANTQEHKCPVCGESLYNGEEIETHHIVPVKYGGSDDAENLIHLHKACHKQVHSSKSKTKAGSKSLSRMMGNCHVRFLGEGREATLEPYPIVRRIY; this is translated from the coding sequence ATGTCAAGCCCTAGTTTGATAAATGGAGTCGATGGACAGTTGACCGACTGGAGTCAGATTAACTGGCGAAAAGCTCGGAAGATTGTTAAGAATCTACGTGGTCGTATCTTTCGCGCTAGAAGTCTTGGTAAGTGGAAGCAACTTCGTCGGTTGCAGAAACTTTTGTTACGAAGCCGTGCTAATTTGCTTTTATCAGTGCGACAAATCACTCAAGTTAATCTAGGAAAGCGTACCGCAGGGGTAGATAAGGAGGTAATCAATACCCCAGACGAGCGAGTGAAACTTGTGAACAGTTGGGAGATGCCTAAAGCTAACCCAACACGACGAGTCTACTTACCCAAACCTAACGGGAAGAAACGTCCCCTCGGAATCCCTACCGTTCGGGATAGAGTCGCACAAGCAATAATTAAAAATATACTAGAACCCGAATGGGAAGCGGTATTTGAGCCTAACTCCTATGGGTTTAGATGCGGGCGGAGTTGCCACGATGCCATAGGACAATGCTTTAACAAGTTGAGTTCTTGCAAAGCAGGTGGACACCTCTGGGTTCTAGACGCTGACATTAAGGGCTTCTTCGACAACATTGCCCATGAATCCATTCTGAAAGCAATCGAGTCCGTACCATATGGGGATTTAATTGAAGGATGGTTAAAAGCTGGTTATCTTGATAAAGGTGTACTGAATCCGTCCGACATGGGAACACCACAAGGTGGGGTGATTAGCCCTCTGTTAGCTAACATTGGGTTACACGGATTGGAGGACTTCATCAAGTCAGTCAACTCTAAGCTCGGAGTTATTCGTTATGCGGATGATTTCGTGGTTACCTCAAAGGATAAGGAAAGCCTAGAACATATACTTAACCAGATAAAGCAGTGGATGTTCGAACGAGGTCTGGAAATCAGCGCGGAGAAGACGAGAATCGTCTCGATGGAAGAAGGTTTTGACTTTCTTGGGTTCAACTTACGTCACTACGGTGGCAAACTATTGATTAAGCCCCAGAAAAAGAAGGTACTTGCCTTCTGTAAAAAGATTGGGGAAACTCTAAGCAAAATGAAAGCCTGTACTCAGGAAGAAGTCATTAAAGTCCTAAATCCACTTCTCCGAGGTTTTGCTAACTACTACAGAGGGGTGGTTAGCAAAGAAACCTTTAGTTACATCGAAAATCGCGTGTGGCACTACCTCTGGAAGTGGTGTTGTCGGCGACACTCAAATAAATCCAAAAACTGGGTAGCTAACAAATACTTCGGTTCGTATAAAGGGAATCGTTGGACTTTTATGTGCAAAGGGACTGGTCGTGGAGGTAAAGATAAACTCTTTGTTCTTTATGAAATCAGTAGTACACCCATAGTAAGGCATATAAAAGTCAAAGGGAAATCAAGCCCTGATGACCCCTCACTTCGGGATTATTGGCAAAAACGTAACCTCAAGATAGGAAAACAAAGATGGGCGAAAGGTAGTAAATACGAACAAGTAGCCAATACACAAGAACATAAATGTCCTGTCTGTGGTGAAAGCCTCTATAACGGAGAAGAAATCGAGACCCATCACATAGTACCTGTGAAATACGGTGGCTCAGACGACGCTGAGAATTTAATCCACTTGCACAAAGCGTGTCATAAGCAGGTACACAGTTCAAAATCCAAGACAAAGGCTGGAAGTAAGAGCCTCAGCCGTATGATGGGAAACTGTCACGTACGGTTCTTAGGGGAGGGGAGAGAGGCGACTCTCGAACCTTACCCGATTGTTAGAAGAATTTATTAA